A window of Actinomycetota bacterium contains these coding sequences:
- a CDS encoding long-chain fatty acid--CoA ligase, which produces MGATVVHTFVERARSGPDVVAFRRKVGGEWQGISWAEYEDFVRRVAGGLRDVGVDAGDKVAILSGNRFEWHVADIATQACGGATVPIYQTNAPKQAAYIAAHSMSKVIFVENSAQLAKVLETRADLPDLRRVVVFDADGVRPDDFVTTWEAFIEAGAVFAAANPSDFDDHVAGLRPEDLCTLVYTSGTTGPPKGAMLTHHNIVWTCDALASVLETEPGDRALSYLPLSHIAERVTSHFQQIRLGLETWFAGSIETLREDLQACRPSVFFGVPRVWEKFYAGITGLIENLPAEQREPAEQAIQLGLKRVEALQAGTQLPPELEAKYAEADAGLFALARAALGLDKAKALVSGAAPINPEILRFFHAIGLPVAEVYGQTEDCGPTSINRPLDIRIGTVGQALPGVEVKIAEDGEILVKGDNVGPGYFRDPIATAELIDPQGWMHSGDIGVIDEDGFLRITDRKKDLIITAAGKNIAPQVIENMLKYSPWISQSVVIGDRRPYLVALLTLDQEKVTQFAEQKGIPGSFAELVGHPDIRQLIDNVIAEVNENLARVEQIKKWHVLDRDFQMDAGEITPTLKVRRRAIVDKFGEAIEDLYGG; this is translated from the coding sequence ATGGGTGCTACCGTCGTTCACACGTTCGTTGAACGCGCCCGAAGCGGGCCTGATGTGGTTGCGTTTCGCCGCAAGGTGGGCGGCGAGTGGCAAGGGATCTCGTGGGCCGAGTACGAGGATTTCGTTCGTCGCGTCGCGGGAGGACTACGAGACGTCGGCGTGGACGCCGGCGACAAGGTAGCGATCCTGTCGGGGAATCGATTCGAGTGGCATGTCGCCGACATCGCAACGCAGGCCTGCGGAGGGGCTACGGTCCCCATCTATCAGACGAACGCACCCAAGCAGGCGGCGTACATCGCCGCACATTCGATGTCGAAGGTGATCTTCGTCGAGAACTCCGCGCAGCTTGCGAAGGTGCTCGAGACGCGCGCGGATCTGCCGGACCTGCGTCGAGTCGTAGTGTTCGATGCCGACGGCGTGCGGCCGGACGATTTCGTGACGACATGGGAGGCGTTCATCGAAGCAGGTGCCGTGTTTGCGGCGGCAAATCCGTCGGATTTCGACGATCACGTTGCCGGCCTGCGGCCCGAGGACCTGTGCACGCTGGTCTACACCTCGGGGACGACCGGTCCGCCGAAGGGCGCGATGCTGACGCACCACAACATCGTCTGGACGTGCGACGCCTTGGCGAGCGTGCTCGAGACCGAGCCCGGTGACCGCGCGCTGTCGTACCTGCCTCTCTCGCACATCGCCGAGCGCGTCACGAGTCACTTCCAGCAGATCCGTTTGGGACTGGAGACCTGGTTCGCGGGGTCGATAGAAACGTTACGCGAGGACCTGCAGGCGTGCCGGCCGTCGGTCTTCTTTGGGGTCCCGCGCGTGTGGGAGAAGTTCTACGCCGGCATCACGGGCTTGATCGAGAACCTCCCCGCCGAGCAGCGAGAGCCCGCCGAACAGGCGATCCAACTCGGCCTCAAGCGCGTCGAGGCGCTGCAGGCGGGAACGCAGTTGCCGCCCGAACTCGAGGCGAAGTACGCCGAGGCCGACGCGGGGCTGTTCGCGCTCGCGCGCGCCGCGCTCGGTCTGGACAAGGCGAAGGCGTTGGTTTCCGGCGCGGCGCCGATCAATCCCGAGATCCTGCGGTTCTTTCACGCGATCGGCTTGCCGGTCGCAGAGGTCTACGGTCAGACCGAGGACTGCGGCCCGACGTCGATCAACCGGCCGCTGGACATCCGAATCGGGACCGTCGGCCAGGCTCTTCCCGGCGTCGAGGTCAAGATCGCTGAGGACGGCGAGATCCTCGTGAAGGGCGACAACGTGGGGCCGGGGTACTTCAGAGACCCGATTGCCACTGCAGAGCTGATCGACCCGCAGGGTTGGATGCACTCCGGCGATATCGGCGTGATCGACGAAGACGGCTTCCTTCGGATCACGGATCGCAAGAAGGACTTGATCATCACCGCGGCCGGCAAGAACATTGCACCGCAGGTGATAGAGAACATGCTCAAGTACTCGCCGTGGATCTCGCAGAGCGTTGTGATCGGCGACCGGCGTCCGTACCTGGTGGCACTGCTGACGCTGGACCAAGAGAAGGTGACACAATTCGCTGAGCAGAAGGGGATACCCGGTTCGTTCGCCGAACTGGTGGGTCACCCAGACATCCGTCAGTTGATCGACAACGTCATCGCGGAGGTCAACGAGAACCTGGCGCGGGTCGAACAGATCAAGAAGTGGCATGTGCTGGATCGGGACTTCCAGATGGATGCCGGCGAGATCACTCCGACCCTGAAGGTGCGCAGACGTGCGATCGTGGACAAGTTCGGTGAGGCGATCGAGGACCTATACGGCGGTTGA
- a CDS encoding M48 family metalloprotease has product MGRIFGFLGSLAGLFAAGREGGARLTDFFSVEEIARADRYKGPHYLAAFSSLGVALLATGAMGLGPGSRRLGNWSARIAGERWVRQALLLAAVVVVVPVLLALPFSVLSHSHDRSWGLRTDSLAGALIDIAKATGFQVVVACAAGLGFVALARALPRVWPAYAALAGVGLTFLLVWVFPVVYEPAFNRFDPAPREVRARVLAIAKAEGVGVRDVLVADASRRTTKQNAYVSGIGSTRRVVLYDTLLQKSSPREVDVVVAHEIAHEKHRDVLKGALYGAAGVVAGIVVIRLILGWGRFTSWIGVSGPGDPRVLPFLAFFIVAAGLVAAPLQNWISRGAEAAADLTAITVTKDPTAAISLEVNLSRDALADLRPNRVLRWAFYTHPAPLERIQSALDYESAHRP; this is encoded by the coding sequence GTGGGGCGCATCTTCGGTTTCCTTGGATCACTCGCTGGGTTGTTCGCAGCCGGCAGGGAGGGCGGCGCGCGCCTGACGGACTTCTTCTCGGTCGAGGAGATCGCGCGCGCCGACCGCTACAAGGGACCGCATTACCTCGCGGCCTTCAGCTCTTTGGGTGTCGCGCTCTTGGCGACGGGAGCGATGGGCCTGGGTCCGGGTTCGCGCCGCCTGGGCAACTGGTCCGCTCGCATCGCCGGTGAGCGCTGGGTGCGCCAAGCGTTGCTGCTCGCGGCGGTCGTGGTCGTCGTGCCGGTCTTGCTTGCGCTTCCGTTCTCCGTCCTCTCGCACTCGCACGATCGCAGCTGGGGGCTGCGCACTGACTCGCTCGCCGGGGCGCTGATCGACATTGCGAAGGCTACGGGGTTTCAGGTTGTAGTGGCGTGCGCGGCGGGGCTCGGGTTCGTCGCTCTTGCGCGCGCGTTGCCTAGGGTCTGGCCAGCGTATGCGGCGCTTGCCGGCGTCGGTCTCACTTTCTTGCTGGTGTGGGTGTTTCCGGTCGTATACGAACCCGCGTTCAATCGCTTTGACCCCGCGCCGCGGGAAGTTCGCGCGCGCGTGCTCGCGATCGCAAAGGCGGAAGGGGTAGGCGTGCGCGACGTGCTGGTTGCCGACGCGAGCCGGCGCACGACGAAGCAGAACGCTTACGTATCCGGAATCGGCTCAACGCGTCGCGTCGTGCTGTACGACACTCTGCTTCAGAAGTCCTCCCCGCGCGAGGTCGATGTCGTCGTTGCGCATGAGATTGCGCACGAGAAGCACCGCGACGTCTTGAAGGGCGCGTTGTACGGTGCGGCGGGCGTCGTCGCGGGAATCGTGGTGATCAGGCTGATCCTCGGGTGGGGCAGGTTCACGAGCTGGATCGGCGTGTCGGGACCCGGTGATCCGCGCGTTCTTCCGTTCCTCGCCTTCTTCATCGTTGCCGCCGGACTCGTCGCCGCACCGCTGCAGAACTGGATCTCGAGAGGCGCGGAGGCGGCGGCCGACCTGACCGCCATCACCGTCACGAAGGACCCGACGGCTGCGATTTCGCTTGAAGTCAATCTCTCTCGTGACGCGCTCGCCGATTTGCGGCCGAATCGTGTGCTTCGCTGGGCCTTCTACACTCATCCGGCACCCTTGGAGCGCATCCAGTCTGCGCTCGACTACGAGTCCGCACACAGACCATGA
- the sepH gene encoding septation protein SepH, with translation MIKLRVVGTSPDQAELVLSNKPSGRKGSHSVAIDKRLLKVLQDAVYARRDAARGGAEEPVPPTEPKLAPPEMQRLLRSGTSLKQVAQVAEVDVAYVEQFYPPVLYERAGVISDAKSTYQEKPRLGMSRLPLGEAVAVNIARRVRLTDDMLADAWSATRRDGLPWTVTLTFSFRGRSRKASWKFDQRTRELTPANKLAADLGWVQGTGRALRAPSGGSGEPKKPAAKKPPARKAAAKRPAAKKPPARKAAAKRPAAKKPPARKAAAKRPAAKKPPARKAAAKRPAAKKPPARKAAAKRPAARRRSR, from the coding sequence ATGATCAAACTCCGCGTGGTCGGCACGTCGCCGGACCAGGCCGAACTTGTCCTGAGTAACAAGCCTTCCGGCCGCAAGGGCAGCCACTCTGTGGCTATCGACAAGCGGCTGTTGAAGGTTTTGCAGGACGCTGTGTACGCACGCCGTGATGCTGCGCGAGGTGGCGCGGAAGAGCCGGTTCCGCCCACTGAACCGAAGCTGGCTCCGCCGGAGATGCAGCGGCTCCTGCGTTCGGGCACATCTTTGAAGCAGGTCGCGCAGGTGGCGGAAGTTGACGTTGCGTACGTTGAGCAGTTCTATCCACCGGTGCTGTACGAACGCGCAGGTGTCATCTCCGATGCGAAGTCGACGTACCAGGAGAAGCCGCGTTTGGGGATGTCGCGGTTGCCTCTTGGGGAGGCCGTCGCCGTCAATATCGCGCGGCGCGTGCGCCTTACCGACGACATGCTGGCCGACGCTTGGTCGGCGACCAGGCGAGACGGACTTCCGTGGACGGTGACGCTGACGTTCTCCTTCCGCGGCAGGTCACGCAAGGCCTCATGGAAGTTCGATCAGCGAACTCGGGAGCTGACTCCCGCAAACAAGCTGGCTGCGGATCTGGGCTGGGTGCAAGGAACCGGCCGGGCATTGCGCGCGCCATCGGGTGGCTCTGGTGAGCCGAAGAAACCTGCGGCGAAGAAGCCACCAGCCCGCAAGGCTGCGGCCAAGAGGCCTGCGGCGAAGAAGCCACCAGCCCGCAAGGCTGCGGCCAAGAGGCCTGCGGCGAAGAAGCCACCAGCCCGCAAGGCTGCGGCCAAGAGGCCTGCGGCGAAGAAGCCGCCAGCCCGCAAGGCTGCGGCCAAGAGGCCTGCGGCGAAGAAGCCACCAGCCCGCAAGGCTGCGGCCAAGAGGCCTGCGGCGCGGCGTCGGTCGCGCTGA
- a CDS encoding glycosyltransferase family 4 protein, whose product MRLLLISNDFPPRVGGIQSYLWNIYRRLAERGVQVRVLAPAFNGDAAFDAASGMEIVRWPGEVRRQTSKLRAAVRSMAADADVVAFGAVLPMNLFAASIDRPVVVHTHGFEVAWARLPGLRRWLRRIGDAAALVTVVSDFTREILEPALGTPGAVRMLRTGVDIDRFNPEVSGDEVRRRYGLEGRPVISCVSRLVPRKGQDTLIRALPAVRREVPDATLLIAGGGPIRARLERLARARGVADATVFAGEVSEQDLAAYYAAGDVFAMPCRSRFAGLEVEGLGLVYLEAQACARPAITGDSGGAPEAVVVGETGDVVAGGNSVALADSLSRLLGDPSRARAMGANGRRFVEESHRWESVVERYAGMIRAL is encoded by the coding sequence ATGAGACTCCTGCTGATATCGAACGACTTTCCACCTCGCGTCGGTGGGATCCAGAGCTACCTGTGGAACATCTACCGGCGTCTCGCCGAGCGCGGTGTGCAGGTTCGCGTTCTCGCACCCGCATTCAACGGAGATGCCGCGTTCGATGCCGCGTCCGGGATGGAGATCGTGCGATGGCCGGGTGAAGTTCGCCGGCAAACGTCGAAGCTTCGTGCTGCCGTGCGGTCGATGGCTGCCGATGCCGATGTCGTGGCGTTTGGGGCCGTCTTGCCGATGAACTTGTTTGCGGCTTCCATAGATCGTCCGGTCGTCGTGCACACGCACGGGTTTGAAGTCGCTTGGGCGCGCCTGCCGGGGTTGCGTCGGTGGTTGCGCCGCATTGGAGACGCGGCCGCGCTCGTGACGGTCGTCAGCGATTTCACGCGCGAGATTCTCGAACCGGCGCTTGGCACCCCAGGGGCCGTGCGGATGCTGCGCACCGGCGTGGACATCGATCGCTTCAACCCCGAGGTGAGCGGAGACGAAGTTCGCAGGCGTTACGGACTGGAAGGCCGTCCGGTGATCTCTTGCGTGAGTCGTTTGGTTCCGCGAAAGGGGCAGGACACCCTCATCCGCGCGCTCCCGGCCGTGCGGCGTGAAGTGCCCGATGCGACGCTGCTTATTGCCGGCGGGGGACCGATACGCGCGCGCCTGGAGCGGCTGGCGCGCGCGCGCGGCGTCGCCGATGCGACGGTGTTCGCCGGTGAAGTCTCCGAGCAGGACTTGGCGGCCTATTACGCGGCCGGCGACGTGTTTGCGATGCCGTGTCGCAGCCGCTTCGCAGGTCTGGAGGTCGAAGGTCTGGGCTTGGTCTACCTCGAGGCGCAGGCTTGCGCGCGCCCCGCGATCACCGGCGATTCCGGCGGCGCGCCTGAGGCGGTCGTTGTTGGAGAGACCGGAGACGTCGTCGCCGGAGGGAACTCCGTCGCGCTCGCCGATTCGCTCTCTCGATTGCTGGGCGATCCATCGCGCGCGCGCGCGATGGGCGCGAACGGCCGCCGTTTCGTCGAGGAATCTCACCGTTGGGAGAGTGTCGTCGAGCGATACGCGGGCATGATTCGCGCGCTATAG
- a CDS encoding AAA family ATPase: MATATTCPVLVGRREQMDVLAAALAQGGGLVLVAGEAGLGKTRLLREFAQSPETHGHVFAWGRPEAMTSPGPYSLIVDLLEDLASVAPGGMREAHELAEDLEDRGASLAPRQVAARTRGLVARLGPNPVMIAEDLHAADELSQAVIAHLARSARDDGILLLATYRPEEAQGGSATRLLDLLRRDRLATRIDLTHLGGEELVVMLEAMWGSPPSQEDLEVIARLADGVPFFVEELAAARVAGAESIPPTIARAVLTRMQALDAPALKVMRVASLMAGVLDPVVLADASGVGEREVPRCLLSAVTAGLLADQEGRLAFRHALVREAISETIVSVERRDIHRRVAAAIERHHGARLGPYAHALAVHLAGAGDSARAAEYHVLAGRRALDAGALDEAGAAFASALALEQQDGTMLEALEGCAEVGIRTREFEEAAKALRRAADGWVDLRRPVEGARCLVRLAWVRQSAAGDRVAVEIFDEALALLTGCEDDPQYARVLVDKGYALARVFEDPDGGEAVLLEGVARADKLGDTRLTAEATEGLAWVSEFRGDVVEAETRGKEACRLALAAGEDELIGKTHGNQALRLAMRGRLQEALTYLEEARAFLVRGTGTLYVHTIDHLRAWLLWRMGAPAEADRTAGRLEATRWARHYAGVVRVWAAVERGDEDAARRIIVSWWEDLGGEMRHLSAVLDPGTVAEDGSAALALLAELIMRVHGAGPADAATVEFARSYNEFSEDSAPDMRLLVLLLYARSLVLAGRIDEAAQRVQEAEHVLMASPYHPHEATVAELKGLIEKARSGSGAVGHFDRAAEILAECSNVSDRARCLRLAAESLSERREEAITRLKAARELALAAGAIVEVNTVERCMRELGLRPRAGRPKGSGRSTRGLSTREEEVVVLVAAGATNAEIARRLFLSERTVQDHIANSQRRLGVSGRAGLAAWAAKQGLI, from the coding sequence ATGGCGACCGCCACGACGTGTCCCGTGTTGGTTGGGCGCCGCGAGCAGATGGATGTGCTCGCGGCGGCGCTCGCGCAGGGCGGTGGACTGGTGCTCGTGGCCGGAGAGGCAGGGCTCGGCAAGACGCGGTTGCTCAGGGAGTTCGCGCAGTCGCCCGAGACGCACGGCCACGTGTTCGCGTGGGGTCGCCCCGAAGCGATGACGAGCCCTGGTCCGTATTCACTCATCGTCGACCTGCTGGAGGACCTCGCGTCGGTGGCGCCGGGGGGGATGCGGGAGGCGCACGAGCTGGCGGAGGACCTCGAGGACCGCGGCGCGAGCCTTGCTCCGCGTCAGGTGGCGGCCCGGACTCGTGGGTTGGTGGCGAGGCTGGGTCCGAACCCGGTGATGATCGCAGAGGACCTGCATGCTGCCGATGAGTTGTCGCAGGCGGTGATTGCTCACCTGGCTCGGTCGGCTCGGGACGACGGGATCTTGCTTCTGGCCACCTACCGTCCCGAGGAGGCGCAGGGCGGAAGTGCGACGCGCTTGTTAGATCTCTTGCGGCGGGACCGGCTGGCCACTCGGATCGACCTCACTCATCTCGGGGGAGAGGAACTCGTCGTCATGCTCGAGGCGATGTGGGGATCGCCTCCGTCGCAGGAGGATCTGGAAGTCATCGCACGACTGGCCGACGGTGTGCCGTTCTTCGTCGAGGAACTGGCTGCCGCCCGCGTCGCCGGCGCCGAGTCGATCCCGCCGACTATCGCGCGCGCCGTCTTGACTCGAATGCAAGCGCTGGACGCGCCTGCGCTGAAGGTGATGAGGGTCGCATCCCTGATGGCCGGAGTTCTGGATCCGGTGGTGCTGGCGGATGCATCGGGGGTCGGAGAGAGGGAGGTCCCTCGCTGCCTGCTTTCGGCGGTGACCGCCGGACTGCTGGCCGACCAGGAAGGAAGACTCGCCTTCCGCCACGCGCTCGTACGGGAGGCGATTTCCGAGACGATCGTGTCGGTTGAGCGTCGGGACATCCATAGGCGGGTTGCGGCTGCGATCGAGCGTCATCACGGCGCGCGGCTGGGTCCGTACGCACACGCGCTCGCCGTTCACCTCGCAGGCGCCGGAGATTCGGCTCGCGCCGCTGAGTACCACGTCCTCGCCGGCCGTCGAGCTCTCGACGCCGGCGCGCTCGACGAGGCGGGAGCGGCATTTGCTTCCGCGCTTGCGCTTGAGCAACAGGACGGCACAATGCTTGAGGCTCTCGAAGGTTGTGCGGAGGTTGGGATTCGCACTCGGGAGTTCGAAGAGGCCGCCAAAGCGCTGAGGCGCGCGGCGGACGGGTGGGTGGATTTGCGGCGCCCCGTCGAAGGCGCCCGGTGTCTGGTTCGGCTCGCGTGGGTCAGGCAGAGCGCCGCTGGGGATCGGGTGGCCGTCGAGATATTCGACGAGGCGCTTGCATTGCTGACGGGTTGCGAGGATGACCCCCAATACGCGCGTGTTCTCGTAGACAAGGGGTACGCGCTCGCCCGGGTATTCGAAGATCCCGACGGGGGCGAGGCGGTTCTGTTGGAGGGAGTGGCCCGTGCCGACAAGCTCGGGGACACCCGGCTGACCGCCGAGGCCACCGAGGGGCTGGCGTGGGTCTCGGAGTTCAGGGGCGACGTTGTCGAGGCGGAGACGCGCGGGAAGGAAGCCTGCCGACTCGCTTTGGCCGCCGGTGAGGACGAATTGATCGGCAAGACCCACGGCAACCAAGCACTCCGGCTTGCCATGCGCGGGCGTCTGCAGGAAGCCCTGACCTATCTTGAGGAAGCTCGGGCGTTCTTGGTCCGAGGGACCGGGACGCTGTACGTGCACACGATTGACCACTTGCGAGCCTGGTTGCTGTGGCGAATGGGCGCACCTGCCGAGGCCGATCGGACGGCAGGCCGCCTGGAAGCGACGCGTTGGGCGCGCCACTACGCGGGAGTGGTGCGCGTCTGGGCTGCCGTGGAACGCGGCGACGAGGACGCGGCCCGAAGGATCATCGTTTCCTGGTGGGAGGATCTAGGTGGCGAGATGCGCCACCTTTCGGCGGTCCTTGACCCTGGGACGGTCGCCGAGGACGGATCCGCTGCGCTGGCTCTTTTGGCCGAGTTGATCATGCGTGTCCACGGCGCCGGCCCGGCGGATGCGGCGACTGTGGAATTCGCCCGTTCATATAACGAGTTCTCGGAGGACTCGGCGCCCGACATGCGACTGCTCGTGCTCCTGCTGTACGCCCGCTCGCTGGTTTTGGCTGGTCGAATCGATGAAGCGGCCCAGCGCGTTCAGGAAGCAGAGCACGTGTTGATGGCGTCGCCCTACCATCCACACGAAGCGACGGTCGCTGAACTGAAGGGCTTGATAGAGAAGGCTAGGTCCGGTTCGGGGGCGGTGGGACACTTTGACCGCGCTGCCGAAATTCTCGCGGAGTGCTCGAATGTGTCCGACCGCGCGCGATGCCTGCGCTTGGCGGCGGAGTCGTTGTCGGAACGGCGCGAAGAGGCGATCACGAGGCTGAAGGCGGCGCGTGAACTGGCCCTGGCGGCCGGTGCGATCGTCGAGGTGAACACGGTTGAACGCTGCATGCGGGAATTGGGACTGCGGCCTAGGGCCGGGCGCCCGAAGGGCTCTGGACGGTCGACGCGAGGTCTATCGACTCGCGAGGAAGAGGTTGTTGTTCTGGTTGCGGCGGGGGCGACGAACGCCGAGATCGCCAGGCGACTCTTCCTGTCCGAACGCACGGTCCAGGACCATATCGCCAATTCTCAGCGGCGCCTGGGAGTGAGCGGCCGAGCCGGGCTTGCAGCCTGGGCGGCAAAGCAAGGCCTTATCTAG
- the arfB gene encoding alternative ribosome rescue aminoacyl-tRNA hydrolase ArfB: MTEPDNVLRVGAARIRMSELVLRFSRASGPGGQNVNKRSTRVEVFFDVAQSPSLTSAQRTRATQRLATRLDARGRIRVTSSAGRTQADNRERAIARLVSLLAEALRAPPRARVPTRPSANARARRVDEKKRRGTTKRLRSQPRDD; this comes from the coding sequence ATGACGGAGCCGGACAACGTCCTGCGGGTCGGCGCGGCGCGCATCCGTATGTCGGAACTTGTCTTGCGGTTCTCGCGCGCGAGCGGCCCCGGTGGACAGAACGTGAACAAGCGCTCCACTCGCGTGGAGGTGTTCTTCGACGTCGCGCAATCCCCGTCGCTAACCAGCGCGCAACGAACGCGCGCAACGCAGCGTCTCGCTACGCGACTCGACGCGCGCGGACGGATTCGCGTCACGTCGTCGGCCGGGCGAACGCAAGCCGACAACCGCGAACGAGCAATCGCGCGTCTTGTGAGCCTTCTGGCCGAAGCGCTGCGCGCGCCCCCTCGGGCTCGGGTGCCGACGCGCCCGTCGGCGAATGCGCGCGCGCGGCGTGTTGACGAAAAGAAGCGTCGCGGAACGACGAAACGTCTCCGCTCACAACCCCGCGACGACTGA
- a CDS encoding DUF5317 family protein, whose translation MFALLAIALGLGLAIGAALGGTPRALADVRLRATPLLAAALVAGLAPLAIEIAAEPRRWIQTATNLGVLIFLAVNARVLRGNLRAGLALISLGWALNFLVIAANKGMPLSLWAWKHSGQTGAPTPGEGGFFKIVLAGPDTILRPLGDMIPLHALNQVVSLGDIILLAGIAALIAAGMRSAPCEMPAESGSAEAVAAHERR comes from the coding sequence GTGTTTGCACTACTGGCGATCGCCCTCGGATTAGGGCTCGCGATCGGAGCCGCGTTAGGCGGGACCCCGCGCGCGCTCGCAGATGTTCGTTTGCGCGCCACCCCGCTACTGGCCGCGGCACTCGTCGCCGGACTAGCACCACTGGCAATCGAGATCGCCGCAGAACCGCGACGATGGATCCAGACGGCCACCAACCTCGGCGTACTGATCTTCCTCGCCGTGAACGCACGCGTCCTGCGCGGAAACCTGCGTGCCGGCTTGGCTCTGATCTCACTCGGCTGGGCGCTGAACTTCCTCGTCATCGCCGCAAACAAAGGCATGCCGTTGTCCTTGTGGGCGTGGAAGCACTCAGGGCAGACCGGAGCGCCGACGCCCGGAGAAGGCGGATTCTTCAAGATCGTGCTCGCCGGTCCCGACACGATTCTGAGACCGCTGGGCGACATGATTCCGCTGCATGCGCTGAACCAGGTCGTGAGCCTCGGCGACATCATCCTTCTGGCAGGGATCGCGGCGCTGATCGCGGCAGGCATGCGCAGCGCCCCGTGCGAGATGCCGGCCGAATCCGGCTCTGCCGAGGCAGTCGCCGCGCACGAACGTCGTTAG